In the Enterococcus saigonensis genome, one interval contains:
- a CDS encoding NAD(P)H-hydrate dehydratase encodes METLTEEILTTVIKKRPAISHKGSFGRTVLIGGNTQYGGAIIMSAESCLKSGAGLVTVITAKENHAPLHARLPEVMVLDWHDQAAITASICNADVVLIGPGLGLTNHSLILLKLVLDLQEKQWLVIDGSAISLFAQEKLTLSHPHKTVFTPHQMEWQRLSGIPIVEQNELANRAFQKKLAASIVVKSHRTEIYTNKNIYRCPLGNSAMATGGTGDTLAGMIAGFLAQFPRKDATICAAVYLHSYIGDLLATENYVVLPTTISAALPHYMCYFSN; translated from the coding sequence ATGGAAACTCTAACTGAAGAAATTTTAACGACCGTGATAAAAAAACGACCGGCAATTTCCCATAAAGGATCTTTTGGCCGTACTGTTTTAATCGGAGGTAACACCCAGTACGGCGGTGCCATCATCATGAGTGCGGAAAGCTGTCTCAAAAGCGGTGCAGGTCTGGTAACAGTCATTACCGCAAAAGAAAACCACGCCCCCCTTCATGCTCGTTTACCTGAAGTAATGGTATTGGATTGGCATGATCAAGCAGCTATTACCGCATCTATCTGCAATGCAGACGTGGTCTTAATTGGACCTGGCCTAGGATTAACAAACCATAGTCTGATTTTATTAAAATTAGTCTTAGACTTACAAGAAAAACAATGGCTTGTCATTGATGGCTCTGCGATTAGCTTATTTGCACAAGAAAAACTTACTCTTTCTCACCCACACAAGACCGTTTTTACCCCACATCAAATGGAGTGGCAGCGTCTTAGCGGGATTCCCATCGTGGAACAAAATGAATTAGCCAATCGCGCCTTTCAAAAAAAGTTAGCTGCCAGTATTGTTGTTAAAAGTCATCGCACAGAAATTTATACCAACAAGAATATTTATCGGTGCCCTTTAGGCAATTCCGCCATGGCTACAGGAGGGACAGGCGATACATTGGCTGGTATGATTGCAGGTTTTTTGGCACAATTTCCCAGAAAAGATGCTACTATTTGTGCAGCTGTCTATCTTCATAGTTATATCGGGGATTTGCTTGCTACTGAAAACTATGTCGTTTTACCAACAACTATCAGTGCTGCACTTCCGCATTATATGTGTTATTTCAGCAACTAA